The proteins below come from a single Sphingomonas carotinifaciens genomic window:
- a CDS encoding TMEM165/GDT1 family protein, whose amino-acid sequence MDALMAALVAALVVQAGDRPAWLAAILADRYRAPATVMLAALVALAAASGIAVAAGLAIAAMLTPAARDLLLAMALVLQGGGALFAQKPPERLARWRLGAFATSLLGLFILCFGDGLQFVVDAIAIRSTMPWLAVVGATLGGIAVLGAAAVMGERDWCRLPRDRIRQGGAVLCLMLGVIFGLSGLRLI is encoded by the coding sequence ATGGACGCACTGATGGCGGCGCTGGTCGCCGCGCTGGTGGTGCAGGCGGGGGACCGGCCCGCCTGGCTCGCGGCGATCCTGGCCGACCGATACCGCGCCCCCGCTACGGTGATGCTGGCCGCGCTGGTCGCATTGGCGGCGGCGAGCGGGATCGCGGTGGCGGCGGGACTGGCGATCGCGGCGATGCTGACGCCCGCGGCGCGCGACCTCCTCCTGGCCATGGCGCTGGTGTTGCAGGGCGGCGGCGCGCTGTTTGCGCAAAAGCCGCCGGAGCGGCTGGCGCGGTGGCGGCTGGGCGCCTTTGCGACCAGTCTGCTCGGGCTGTTCATCCTGTGCTTTGGCGACGGGTTGCAATTCGTGGTGGACGCCATCGCGATCCGATCGACGATGCCGTGGCTGGCGGTGGTCGGTGCGACGCTGGGCGGGATCGCGGTGCTGGGCGCCGCGGCGGTGATGGGCGAGCGGGACTGGTGCCGCCTGCCGCGCGATCGCATCCGGCAGGGTGGGGCGGTCCTGTGCCTGATGCTGGGCGTGATATTCGGGCTGTCCGGATTGCGGTTGATCTAG
- the rpmG gene encoding 50S ribosomal protein L33: MAKPTTVKIKLVSSADTGFFYVTKKNPRTKTEKLSFNKYDPVVRKHVEFKEAKIK; this comes from the coding sequence ATGGCAAAGCCGACCACCGTCAAGATCAAGCTCGTCAGCTCGGCCGACACCGGCTTCTTCTACGTCACCAAGAAGAACCCGCGCACCAAGACCGAGAAGCTGAGCTTCAACAAGTATGATCCCGTCGTGCGCAAGCATGTCGAGTTTAAGGAAGCCAAGATCAAGTAA
- the rpoZ gene encoding DNA-directed RNA polymerase subunit omega: MARVTVEDCVDKIPNRFDLVLFAAQRARQISGGADLTLDRDRDKNPVVALREIAEETVRPAHLEESVINGLQRVQMDDDDEVDAVGNLQASAEALRLTAAAPPRNQNLGADYEG, from the coding sequence ATGGCGCGCGTCACCGTCGAGGATTGCGTCGACAAGATTCCCAACCGGTTCGATCTGGTCCTGTTCGCCGCGCAGCGTGCGCGGCAGATTTCGGGCGGAGCGGACCTCACCCTCGATCGCGATCGCGACAAGAACCCGGTGGTTGCGCTCCGCGAGATCGCCGAGGAAACGGTGCGGCCCGCGCATCTGGAAGAATCGGTCATCAACGGCCTGCAGCGCGTGCAGATGGACGATGACGACGAGGTCGATGCGGTCGGCAACCTCCAGGCCTCGGCCGAGGCGCTGCGCCTGACCGCGGCCGCGCCGCCGCGCAACCAGAATCTGGGTGCCGATTACGAGGGCTGA
- a CDS encoding phospholipase D-like domain-containing protein: MSDDAGSSSDSAPQPVFTVEGNRLTLLDTGPRRLDAVLDLIDRARRSLRILYYIYADDDAGRRVNAALIAAARRGVAVSLIVDGFGSDDADADFFQPLEQAGIQVCRFEPRLGRRYLLRNHQKLALADAEEAGNARIIVGGFNIEDDYFGTPAEQAWRDLGLLVEGDAAARLAGYFDALQDWVRQPNGKMRHLNRALAHWSERQGALRWLIGGPTRHLSPWARTVRHDMRRGHRIDLIAAYFTPSPTMLRRLDKAGRRAAQVRVVTAAKSDNGATIAAARFTYAGLLRKGVHIYEYQPTKLHTKLYVIDDAVHIGSANFDMRSLFINLELMIRIEDAAFAAHVRGYVDGEIARSEEITPDLYKTRTGWLQRARQFTAYLLLAVIDPNVSRRLNFGIDGQPG; encoded by the coding sequence ATGTCCGACGACGCCGGTTCCTCCTCCGACTCCGCTCCCCAGCCGGTCTTTACCGTGGAGGGAAACCGGCTGACCCTGCTCGATACCGGCCCGCGCCGGCTGGATGCGGTGCTGGACCTGATCGACCGCGCCCGCCGCTCGCTGCGCATTCTCTACTATATCTATGCCGATGACGATGCCGGCCGCCGGGTCAACGCCGCGCTGATCGCCGCCGCCCGGCGCGGCGTGGCGGTATCGTTGATCGTCGACGGCTTCGGCAGCGACGATGCGGACGCGGATTTCTTCCAGCCGCTGGAACAGGCCGGCATCCAGGTCTGCCGCTTCGAACCGCGGCTGGGGCGCCGCTATCTGCTGCGCAACCACCAGAAGCTGGCCCTGGCCGATGCTGAGGAGGCGGGGAACGCGCGAATCATCGTCGGCGGCTTCAATATCGAGGATGATTATTTCGGCACGCCTGCCGAACAGGCCTGGCGCGACCTCGGGCTGCTGGTGGAAGGGGATGCCGCCGCGCGACTGGCCGGCTATTTCGATGCGCTGCAGGATTGGGTTCGCCAGCCGAACGGCAAGATGCGCCACCTGAACCGCGCGCTGGCGCATTGGAGCGAGCGGCAGGGCGCCCTGCGCTGGCTGATCGGCGGCCCTACCCGCCATCTGTCCCCCTGGGCGCGCACCGTGCGGCACGACATGCGCCGCGGGCACCGGATCGACCTGATCGCCGCTTATTTCACCCCCAGCCCGACCATGCTGCGCCGCCTCGACAAGGCGGGGCGGCGCGCCGCACAGGTCCGCGTCGTTACCGCCGCCAAGTCGGACAATGGCGCCACCATCGCCGCGGCGCGCTTCACCTATGCCGGTTTGCTGCGCAAGGGCGTGCACATCTACGAATATCAGCCGACCAAGCTGCATACCAAGCTCTACGTCATCGACGATGCCGTCCATATCGGCTCCGCCAATTTCGACATGCGCAGCCTGTTCATCAATCTGGAGCTGATGATCCGCATCGAGGACGCGGCCTTCGCCGCGCATGTCCGCGGCTATGTCGATGGCGAGATCGCCCGGTCGGAGGAGATCACGCCGGATCTCTACAAGACACGCACCGGCTGGCTGCAACGCGCCCGCCAGTTCACCGCCTATCTGCTCCTCGCGGTCATCGACCCCAATGTTTCCCGCCGCCTGAATTTCGGCATCGACGGCCAGCCGGGTTAA
- a CDS encoding NAD(P)H-dependent glycerol-3-phosphate dehydrogenase, with protein MSETIGVIGAGAWGTALAQVAASAGHEVRLWARDPALVAAINATAENAPYLPGIPLSPRIRATGDLAHVAQAPVNLVVTPAQAMRSVLATLPAHGQALVLCSKGIEAGSHRLMSEVAAEEHPRSPIAVLSGPTFAHEVTRGLPTAVTLACAAPALRAQLAEWLATPQFRPYASADVVGAEIGGAVKNVLAIGCGVVEGAGLGQNARAALIARGFAEMTRFGLARGADAVTLAGLSGLGDLVLTCSSVASRNFSLGLGLGRGQSAAALLADRRTVAEGAFTAPVLREAAAGVGVDMPVTDAVCRLLGGEAVDTVIGDLLARPLRDEGA; from the coding sequence GTGAGCGAGACGATCGGCGTGATCGGCGCGGGCGCCTGGGGCACTGCGCTGGCGCAGGTCGCGGCGAGCGCGGGGCATGAGGTGCGGCTGTGGGCGCGCGACCCGGCGCTGGTGGCGGCGATCAACGCGACCGCGGAGAATGCGCCCTATCTGCCGGGCATTCCGCTGTCGCCGCGCATCCGGGCGACGGGCGACCTGGCCCATGTCGCGCAGGCGCCGGTCAATCTGGTGGTGACGCCGGCGCAGGCGATGCGATCGGTGCTGGCGACGCTGCCCGCGCATGGCCAGGCGCTGGTGCTGTGTTCCAAGGGGATCGAGGCGGGCAGCCACCGGTTGATGAGCGAGGTGGCGGCCGAGGAGCATCCGCGCTCGCCGATCGCGGTGCTGTCGGGGCCTACCTTTGCGCATGAGGTGACACGCGGCCTGCCCACCGCGGTGACGCTGGCCTGTGCCGCGCCCGCCTTGCGCGCGCAACTGGCCGAGTGGCTGGCGACGCCGCAGTTCCGCCCCTATGCCAGCGCCGATGTGGTGGGGGCCGAGATCGGTGGCGCGGTGAAGAACGTGCTGGCGATCGGGTGCGGCGTCGTGGAGGGGGCGGGGCTGGGCCAGAATGCGCGCGCCGCGCTGATCGCGCGAGGCTTTGCCGAGATGACGCGTTTCGGGCTGGCGCGCGGGGCGGATGCGGTGACGCTGGCCGGGCTGTCGGGGCTGGGCGACCTGGTGCTGACCTGTTCGTCGGTCGCGTCGCGCAATTTCTCGCTGGGGCTGGGACTTGGTCGGGGGCAGTCGGCGGCGGCGCTGCTGGCGGACCGGCGCACGGTGGCGGAGGGCGCCTTTACCGCGCCGGTGCTGCGCGAGGCGGCGGCGGGCGTGGGCGTCGACATGCCGGTGACCGATGCGGTGTGCCGCCTGCTGGGCGGCGAGGCGGTGGATACGGTGATCGGCGACCTGCTGGCGCGACCATTGCGGGACGAGGGGGCTTAA
- the tsaD gene encoding tRNA (adenosine(37)-N6)-threonylcarbamoyltransferase complex transferase subunit TsaD, with amino-acid sequence MLILGLESSCDETAAALVTDEGRVLAHRLAGQEAAHAPYGGVVPEIAARAHVEALEPLIQAAFADAGVTLAEVDAVAATAGPGLIGGVMVGLVTGKALAHAANKPLIAVNHLEGHALSPRLADRDLAFPYLLLLVSGGHCQLLLVEGVGRYRRLATTIDDAVGEAFDKTAKLLGLGYPGGPAVERLAQEGDPAAVPLPRPLKGAAEPHFSFAGLKSAVARAVGGHAPADIAASFQLAVVECLIDRTRRALAVAPQATALVVAGGVAANGAVRGALEALAAEHDLRFVAPPGWLCTDNAAMIAWAGVERFAAGLTDPLDVAARPRWPLDPDAEAVRGAGVKA; translated from the coding sequence ATGCTGATCCTGGGACTGGAATCCTCCTGCGACGAGACCGCCGCCGCGCTGGTTACCGATGAGGGCCGTGTGCTGGCGCATCGGCTGGCGGGGCAGGAGGCGGCGCATGCGCCCTATGGCGGGGTGGTGCCCGAGATCGCGGCGCGGGCGCATGTCGAGGCGCTAGAGCCGCTGATCCAGGCGGCGTTCGCCGATGCCGGCGTGACGCTGGCCGAGGTGGACGCGGTGGCGGCGACGGCGGGGCCGGGGCTGATCGGCGGGGTGATGGTCGGGCTGGTGACGGGCAAGGCGCTGGCGCATGCGGCGAACAAGCCGCTGATCGCGGTCAACCATCTGGAGGGCCATGCGCTGAGCCCGCGGCTGGCCGACCGCGACCTGGCCTTTCCCTATCTGCTGCTGCTGGTGTCGGGCGGGCATTGCCAGTTGCTGCTGGTCGAGGGCGTCGGGCGCTATCGCCGGCTGGCGACGACGATCGACGATGCGGTGGGCGAGGCGTTCGACAAGACCGCCAAGCTGCTGGGGCTGGGCTATCCCGGCGGGCCGGCGGTGGAGCGGCTGGCGCAGGAAGGCGACCCCGCCGCGGTGCCGCTGCCCCGGCCGCTCAAGGGTGCGGCCGAGCCGCATTTCTCGTTTGCAGGGCTGAAAAGCGCGGTGGCGCGGGCGGTGGGCGGACATGCCCCCGCCGATATCGCCGCATCGTTCCAGTTGGCGGTGGTCGAGTGCCTGATCGACCGGACGCGCCGGGCGCTGGCGGTGGCGCCGCAGGCGACCGCGCTGGTGGTGGCGGGCGGGGTCGCGGCGAACGGCGCGGTACGGGGCGCGCTGGAGGCGCTGGCAGCGGAGCATGACCTGCGCTTCGTCGCGCCGCCGGGATGGCTGTGCACCGACAATGCCGCGATGATTGCCTGGGCCGGGGTGGAGCGCTTCGCCGCCGGGCTGACCGATCCGCTGGACGTCGCCGCGCGCCCGCGCTGGCCGCTGGACCCGGATGCCGAGGCGGTGCGCGGGGCGGGGGTGAAGGCGTGA
- the hemC gene encoding hydroxymethylbilane synthase, whose amino-acid sequence MAVFRLGTRGSPLALTQARMVRDALLAAHGWGEDAVAIVPIRTTGDRVQDRALAEIGGKALWTKELDRALLANEIDAAVHSMKDVETIRPAAITIAAMLPRADVRDRLIGAPDIASLRSGAVVGTSSPRRRAQLLRHRPDLRIVLFRGNVETRLAKLAAGEADATLLAAAGLDRLGRDDVGTAIPTDTMLPAPAQGAVGIETRADDHDARRIVAAIDHDDTSACVLAERALLAGLAADCHSPVGAMASLAGETLRLTAELLTEDGADSVVGTVEGAIDDALGATLAADLLERAPPSVRRLFGA is encoded by the coding sequence ATGGCAGTGTTCAGGCTCGGCACGCGCGGTTCGCCGCTGGCGCTCACCCAGGCGCGGATGGTGCGCGATGCGCTTCTTGCGGCGCATGGCTGGGGGGAGGATGCCGTGGCGATCGTCCCCATCCGCACCACCGGCGACCGGGTGCAGGACCGCGCACTGGCCGAGATCGGCGGCAAGGCGCTGTGGACCAAGGAGCTGGACCGCGCGCTGCTGGCGAACGAGATCGACGCCGCCGTCCATTCGATGAAGGATGTGGAGACGATCCGCCCCGCCGCGATCACCATCGCCGCGATGCTGCCCCGCGCCGATGTGCGCGACCGGCTGATCGGCGCGCCCGACATCGCGAGCCTGCGTTCCGGCGCCGTCGTCGGCACCAGCAGCCCGCGCCGCCGCGCGCAACTGCTCCGCCACCGGCCGGACCTCCGCATCGTGCTGTTCCGCGGCAATGTCGAGACGCGCCTCGCCAAGCTGGCCGCGGGCGAGGCCGACGCCACGCTGCTCGCCGCCGCCGGGCTCGACCGGCTCGGCCGCGACGATGTCGGCACCGCGATCCCCACCGATACCATGCTCCCCGCCCCCGCGCAGGGCGCGGTCGGGATCGAGACGCGCGCCGACGACCATGATGCCCGCCGCATCGTCGCTGCGATCGACCACGACGATACCAGCGCCTGCGTGCTGGCCGAACGCGCGCTGCTCGCCGGGCTGGCGGCGGATTGCCATTCGCCGGTCGGCGCGATGGCCTCGCTTGCCGGCGAAACGCTGCGCCTCACCGCCGAACTGTTGACCGAGGACGGCGCGGACAGCGTCGTCGGCACGGTCGAGGGAGCGATCGACGACGCGCTCGGCGCCACCCTCGCTGCCGACCTGCTGGAGCGGGCACCCCCATCGGTGCGGCGCCTGTTTGGGGCATGA
- a CDS encoding uroporphyrinogen-III synthase → MTRPLVVVRPEPGATRTLTALAAVGLDARACPFFAVAPVAWAPPPPGDFDALLLTSAQALRQAGPALATLAALPVVAVGPATAAAARDAGLCVAVTGAADAAAAIAAARARGLARLLHLAGRDRIDGGEAVVAITIYAAEPVPLPPGTVRGFAEMDVLLHSARAARRLAALVDRDGADRGRIGLLALSPAIRDAAGPGWRYALAAPRPDDAALVALALQRLHD, encoded by the coding sequence ATGACGCGCCCGCTCGTGGTCGTCCGGCCGGAACCGGGCGCCACGCGCACCTTGACCGCGCTCGCCGCCGTCGGTCTCGACGCGCGGGCCTGCCCCTTTTTCGCCGTCGCGCCGGTGGCCTGGGCGCCGCCCCCACCCGGCGATTTCGACGCGCTGTTGCTGACCAGCGCGCAGGCACTGCGCCAAGCCGGCCCAGCGCTGGCGACGCTCGCCGCGCTGCCCGTCGTCGCGGTCGGCCCGGCAACCGCCGCCGCCGCACGCGACGCTGGCCTTTGTGTCGCGGTGACCGGCGCCGCCGATGCCGCCGCCGCGATCGCCGCCGCCCGCGCCCGGGGCCTTGCGCGTCTGCTTCATCTCGCCGGCCGCGACCGGATCGACGGGGGCGAGGCCGTGGTCGCGATCACCATCTATGCCGCAGAACCGGTTCCCCTTCCCCCCGGCACCGTTCGCGGCTTCGCGGAAATGGACGTCCTGCTCCATTCGGCACGTGCCGCGCGGCGGCTCGCTGCGCTGGTGGACCGCGATGGCGCCGACCGGGGCCGGATCGGCCTTCTTGCGCTCAGCCCGGCGATTCGGGACGCCGCGGGGCCGGGCTGGCGATACGCCCTTGCCGCCCCCCGGCCCGATGACGCCGCACTGGTCGCGCTCGCCTTGCAGCGGCTCCACGATTGA
- a CDS encoding DUF72 domain-containing protein, with amino-acid sequence MTSGTIRVGIGGWTYEPWRDSFYPPKWPQKRELEYAASKLTAIEINGTYYSSFKPVSFAGWAKAVPDGFVFALKASRYATNRKVLAEAGESVMRFIGQGIVELGDRLGPVLWQFMATKRFDPDDFGAFLALLPKQHDGVALRHAVQVRHESFQTPDFVAMARAANVAVVFDDSEGAPTFPDATSDFVYARLENAVEDESAGYAPAALDGWGAAAAGWAKGGVPAGMTCIGSEAAPIVPRDVFLFFINGAKVRAPHGAMALIDRLGGR; translated from the coding sequence ATGACCAGTGGCACGATTCGCGTCGGCATCGGGGGATGGACCTATGAGCCATGGCGGGACAGCTTCTATCCACCGAAATGGCCGCAGAAGCGCGAATTGGAATATGCCGCGTCGAAGCTGACCGCGATCGAGATCAACGGCACCTATTATTCAAGCTTCAAGCCGGTGAGCTTCGCTGGCTGGGCAAAGGCGGTGCCGGATGGCTTCGTCTTTGCGCTGAAGGCGTCGCGCTATGCCACCAACCGCAAGGTACTGGCCGAGGCGGGCGAGTCGGTGATGCGCTTCATCGGGCAGGGCATCGTCGAGCTCGGCGACCGGCTGGGGCCGGTCCTATGGCAGTTCATGGCGACCAAGCGTTTTGATCCGGACGATTTCGGCGCGTTCCTGGCGCTGTTGCCGAAGCAGCATGACGGGGTGGCGCTGCGTCACGCGGTGCAGGTCCGGCATGAGAGCTTCCAGACGCCCGACTTCGTCGCGATGGCCCGCGCGGCGAACGTCGCGGTGGTCTTCGACGACAGCGAGGGTGCGCCGACCTTTCCCGATGCCACAAGCGACTTTGTCTATGCCCGGCTGGAGAATGCGGTGGAGGACGAATCGGCCGGCTATGCCCCGGCGGCGCTCGACGGGTGGGGGGCTGCCGCGGCGGGGTGGGCCAAAGGTGGCGTGCCGGCGGGGATGACCTGCATCGGCAGTGAAGCAGCACCGATCGTTCCGCGCGACGTGTTCCTGTTCTTCATCAACGGCGCCAAGGTGCGCGCCCCCCACGGCGCGATGGCGCTGATCGACCGGCTTGGTGGGCGTTAG
- a CDS encoding S8 family serine peptidase translates to MANGTRTADYAAAIASWRKDAQFSVDYSKAYLGMEHAYVLGLSGRGQTIGINDAGVLTTHPQFQGAGKITGLRTVVPAAYGNDGLINPRRRWEGHGTHVAGTAAGSRVDGLPMFGNAFNANIYSATANFAAGDFLWYKDQVIDGTLVSTPRENIVNLASTGQVRIINNSWGSGNSLPYDAPLTTVLQQFRQDLGTFYDPVLKNDVLVVFSAGNGSGVHASVDAVAPFSDPRLRGNWLSVANYQANLTATPSTSFCGQTATWCVSGPGSNIVSSVPAYEFDRQGIQAQFTRAAYPTLYAATTVAALQSASVNRFIAALNEYLGAKDAAQRAGVAFDETAARRRVAQEAVAITLVAGSRLNTPDGVTANLAGILAGNLNILTPEFSSAVLVEADAMMATMLGRFIRYTGPGYAAYTGTSMAAPNVSGFAAVLMEAFPEYNTPLISDILVSSSKDLDTPGVDLKSGWGAPQMEVALRGPTALRAVRDVTVVAGTVDVWSNDIADARTRYSAEVLQAFPNDIGGLVKKGGGELILTGNSGYTGPTRVEQGLLTVNGQLRNSALTLVAGGTLGGTGRIATLNATGGTVSPGAAAGGIGTLTVAGNATLGAGSQLLIDVGTPGQSDQLAVTGGRLQLNGGTLALRAAGGRPLLYDERYTVATVTGGVAGSFATPQALSAILFPSLSYGPNAVTMRIAAGRYADIVSATPVQTAYARLLDGNRGAYANLRGTYDLLDVQNATTIRTSLEGLAPRTETTKRALGTAAIDHMARFYRDRLAALRPGSGGGGTVSMIGRPVEVAANAITMPGQQQMVSDAGLTTVREGALPDTMSAYLAGGYINGSNAAMPATSFGDARERFDGMYIAAGLEGEAGEQGTLGFSLSYTDLDSRRLMARSASGELIQGTLYGKLGAVGGPMLDAQFSAGVFQARTRRTGTLIGTTFDLATRDNALALSTEVGGSYAFGSDSLHLSPRVALRASRIDFTPTGERGSGPALLFRQDRFASLQGRAGLQIDGDSRGFRPFATAYYVHDFEDRPGVVTATLAGGKGATASFLVAGQDHDWAEIGAGVAYASGAVEFSLGADTTIGRDDVRNQSYRGAMRIRF, encoded by the coding sequence ATGGCGAATGGCACCAGAACCGCGGACTATGCCGCCGCGATCGCGTCCTGGCGCAAGGATGCGCAGTTTTCCGTTGATTATTCCAAGGCCTATCTGGGCATGGAGCATGCCTATGTGCTGGGGCTCAGCGGGCGTGGGCAAACGATCGGCATCAACGACGCAGGCGTGCTGACCACCCACCCCCAGTTCCAGGGCGCCGGCAAGATCACCGGGCTGCGCACCGTGGTGCCCGCCGCCTATGGTAATGACGGCCTGATCAATCCGCGCCGCCGGTGGGAAGGCCATGGCACCCACGTCGCCGGCACTGCGGCCGGCAGCCGGGTCGACGGCCTCCCCATGTTCGGCAACGCCTTCAACGCCAACATCTACTCTGCGACCGCCAATTTCGCGGCCGGCGACTTCCTGTGGTATAAGGATCAGGTGATCGACGGCACGTTGGTCAGCACCCCGCGGGAGAATATCGTCAATCTCGCCAGTACCGGTCAGGTTCGTATCATCAACAACAGCTGGGGCAGCGGCAATTCACTGCCCTATGATGCGCCGCTGACCACCGTGCTTCAACAATTCCGTCAGGATCTCGGCACCTTCTACGATCCTGTTCTGAAGAACGACGTGCTGGTCGTCTTTTCGGCCGGTAACGGATCGGGCGTCCATGCCAGCGTGGATGCGGTTGCCCCGTTTTCTGACCCGCGTCTGCGCGGCAACTGGCTGTCGGTCGCCAATTATCAGGCGAACCTGACCGCCACGCCTTCGACCAGCTTCTGTGGGCAAACCGCAACTTGGTGCGTGTCGGGACCGGGCAGCAACATCGTATCCTCGGTTCCAGCCTACGAGTTCGACCGGCAGGGCATCCAGGCCCAGTTCACCCGCGCCGCCTATCCGACGCTCTACGCAGCCACCACCGTCGCGGCCCTGCAAAGCGCGTCGGTCAACCGCTTCATCGCCGCCCTGAACGAGTATCTCGGCGCCAAGGACGCTGCGCAGCGTGCCGGTGTCGCGTTCGACGAAACCGCTGCGCGTCGCCGTGTCGCGCAGGAAGCTGTGGCCATCACGTTGGTCGCGGGCAGCCGCCTGAACACCCCCGATGGCGTTACCGCCAACCTGGCCGGCATCTTGGCGGGTAATCTCAACATTCTGACGCCTGAATTCTCCAGCGCCGTGCTGGTCGAGGCGGACGCAATGATGGCCACCATGCTCGGCCGTTTTATCCGCTACACCGGGCCGGGCTATGCTGCCTATACCGGCACGTCGATGGCCGCCCCCAACGTGTCGGGCTTTGCCGCGGTGCTGATGGAGGCCTTTCCCGAATATAACACGCCGCTGATTTCCGATATCCTCGTGTCCAGCTCGAAGGATCTGGACACACCGGGCGTGGACCTGAAATCGGGCTGGGGCGCACCGCAGATGGAGGTGGCCCTGCGCGGTCCCACCGCCCTGCGCGCCGTGCGCGACGTCACGGTCGTGGCCGGCACGGTGGACGTGTGGAGCAACGACATTGCCGACGCGCGCACCCGCTATTCGGCAGAAGTGCTGCAGGCCTTTCCCAACGATATCGGCGGCCTCGTCAAGAAGGGCGGCGGCGAGCTGATCCTGACCGGCAACAGCGGCTATACCGGGCCGACCCGCGTCGAACAGGGTCTGCTGACCGTCAACGGTCAGTTGCGCAACTCGGCGCTCACCCTTGTCGCGGGCGGCACGCTGGGCGGTACCGGGCGGATCGCGACGCTCAATGCCACCGGCGGCACCGTTTCGCCCGGCGCGGCGGCCGGCGGGATCGGCACGCTGACCGTTGCGGGGAACGCCACGCTGGGCGCGGGCAGCCAGTTGCTGATCGATGTCGGCACCCCCGGCCAGTCGGACCAGCTGGCCGTGACGGGTGGGCGCCTGCAACTGAACGGTGGCACGCTGGCGCTGCGTGCCGCCGGCGGCCGGCCGCTCCTGTATGACGAACGCTACACCGTCGCCACCGTGACCGGGGGCGTCGCGGGCAGCTTCGCCACCCCGCAGGCACTCAGCGCGATCCTCTTCCCCAGCCTGTCCTACGGCCCGAACGCCGTCACCATGCGCATCGCCGCCGGCCGCTACGCCGACATCGTCTCCGCCACCCCGGTGCAGACCGCCTATGCGCGCCTCCTCGACGGCAATCGCGGCGCCTATGCCAATCTGCGCGGCACCTACGACCTGCTCGACGTGCAGAACGCCACGACGATCCGCACCAGCCTGGAGGGTCTGGCCCCGCGCACCGAAACCACGAAGCGGGCGCTGGGCACCGCCGCGATCGACCATATGGCGCGCTTCTATCGCGACCGTCTGGCCGCGTTGCGACCCGGCTCGGGCGGCGGCGGCACCGTGTCGATGATCGGTCGCCCCGTCGAGGTCGCGGCGAACGCGATCACCATGCCCGGCCAGCAGCAGATGGTCAGCGATGCCGGGTTGACGACGGTGCGCGAGGGCGCGCTGCCCGACACCATGTCGGCCTATCTGGCGGGCGGCTACATCAACGGCTCGAACGCCGCCATGCCCGCGACCAGCTTCGGCGATGCCCGTGAACGCTTCGACGGCATGTACATCGCCGCCGGTCTGGAGGGCGAGGCGGGTGAGCAGGGCACGCTCGGCTTCAGCCTGTCCTACACCGATCTCGACAGCCGCCGGCTGATGGCGCGTTCGGCCAGTGGCGAGCTGATCCAGGGCACGCTGTACGGCAAGCTGGGCGCGGTCGGCGGACCGATGCTGGATGCGCAGTTCAGCGCGGGCGTGTTCCAGGCACGCACGCGGCGGACCGGCACGCTGATCGGCACCACCTTCGACCTCGCCACGCGCGACAACGCGCTCGCGCTTTCCACCGAGGTCGGCGGCAGCTACGCCTTCGGCAGCGACAGCCTCCACCTCAGCCCCCGCGTCGCCCTGCGCGCCAGCCGCATCGACTTCACCCCCACCGGCGAGCGCGGCAGCGGGCCGGCCCTGCTGTTCCGCCAGGACCGCTTCGCCAGCCTGCAGGGCCGCGCCGGCCTCCAGATCGACGGCGACTCGCGTGGCTTCCGCCCGTTCGCCACCGCCTATTACGTCCACGATTTCGAGGATCGGCCGGGCGTGGTGACGGCGACGCTGGCGGGTGGCAAGGGCGCAACCGCGTCCTTCCTGGTGGCCGGGCAGGACCATGACTGGGCCGAGATCGGTGCGGGCGTCGCCTATGCCAGCGGTGCCGTCGAGTTCAGCCTGGGCGCCGACACGACGATCGGCCGCGACGATGTTCGCAATCAATCCTACCGCGGCGCGATGCGTATCCGCTTCTAA